One Pseudomonadota bacterium genomic region harbors:
- a CDS encoding O-antigen ligase family protein: MTIDRVLYGTLLCLVFTLPLLWGGNRNPVWLAYAVLTFGMITVAALCVGVEQWRLCWQRYRMALLLLAVWLAANLLQLIPWPGGAISQDVFTSSVTTVQSFFYAGLFLLAALLLTRPSRLRWLALAMLLAGFAQAMFGSLMTLSGVEWLLLEPKRYGIGYATGTFVNRNHYAGLLVTCLALGVGLLLGQAGTRRSGQGFSRRTRDLLRWMLGPAMRLRLMLVVMVIGLVLSRSRMGNGAFFAALLLTALLALIVMRPMPKKILVLLSTLLIIDIALVGTWFGFEQVVERLQGTGQYDSLARVSADSDRLNISAETWRAAKDFLWLGSGGGTFEHIFPAYRPVDLRKFFDHAHNDYLEFLLEYGVIGLLPLGAWILGAWIAAFRAMRERHNRLMKGLGFSVLMAMAAGAMQGTVDFNLRIPACAAYFTLVLALGYAAQHVPTVSGKTVKI, encoded by the coding sequence TTGACGATCGACCGGGTTCTTTACGGCACGCTGCTGTGCCTGGTGTTCACGCTGCCCCTGCTCTGGGGCGGCAATCGTAATCCGGTCTGGCTTGCTTACGCGGTCCTCACTTTCGGGATGATCACCGTCGCGGCGCTGTGTGTCGGGGTAGAGCAATGGCGGCTTTGTTGGCAGCGCTACCGAATGGCTTTGCTGCTGCTGGCCGTCTGGCTTGCTGCGAACCTGCTGCAGCTGATCCCCTGGCCAGGTGGGGCGATCTCGCAAGACGTTTTTACGTCTTCCGTAACGACCGTCCAGTCTTTCTTCTACGCCGGGCTGTTCCTGCTGGCGGCGCTGCTGCTCACTCGGCCGAGCCGGCTCCGATGGCTCGCGTTGGCGATGCTGCTGGCGGGCTTTGCGCAGGCGATGTTTGGGTCGCTGATGACGTTGAGCGGCGTGGAGTGGCTGCTGCTGGAACCCAAGCGTTACGGCATCGGCTACGCCACCGGGACGTTTGTGAACCGGAATCATTACGCCGGTCTGCTCGTCACCTGCCTGGCCTTGGGTGTTGGGCTCCTCCTAGGGCAGGCCGGTACGCGTCGCAGCGGGCAAGGATTTTCCCGGCGAACCCGGGACCTGCTGCGCTGGATGCTCGGGCCCGCCATGCGGCTGCGTCTGATGCTCGTCGTGATGGTGATCGGTCTGGTGCTCAGCCGCTCCCGCATGGGGAACGGCGCTTTTTTTGCCGCCCTGCTGCTGACGGCGCTGCTTGCGCTTATCGTGATGCGTCCAATGCCCAAAAAAATCCTGGTGCTGCTCAGCACGCTCCTGATTATCGATATCGCCCTGGTTGGGACGTGGTTTGGGTTCGAGCAGGTGGTCGAACGCCTGCAGGGCACGGGGCAGTACGACAGCCTCGCGCGGGTCAGCGCCGACAGCGATCGGCTGAATATTTCCGCAGAAACCTGGCGGGCGGCAAAAGACTTTCTGTGGCTGGGCTCCGGAGGTGGCACCTTCGAGCACATCTTCCCGGCCTACCGGCCGGTCGATCTGCGTAAATTCTTCGATCACGCTCACAACGACTACCTGGAATTTTTGCTCGAATACGGTGTGATCGGCTTGCTGCCGCTAGGCGCCTGGATTTTGGGGGCGTGGATTGCCGCTTTCCGCGCCATGCGGGAACGGCATAATCGCCTGATGAAGGGCCTGGGGTTCTCGGTGCTGATGGCCATGGCGGCCGGCGCCATGCAGGGCACCGTGGACTTCAACCTGCGCATCCCTGCCTGCGCGGCGTATTTCACGCTGGTCCTGGCGCTGGGTTATGCGGCGCAACACGTCCCGACCGTGTCGGGAAAAACTGTTAAAATTTAA
- a CDS encoding WcaF family extracellular polysaccharide biosynthesis acetyltransferase, producing MAADKASPKVRLDHFDNRTFDRGRPRWVEALWLVAGTLLASSLPGSGWRCALLRSFGAKLGDGVVVKPRLRVKFPWRLTVDDDSWLGEGVWIDNLAPVSIGRHCCVSQGTYFCTGSHSSRLPTFDLITAPIVLEDQSWAAAFSVIGPGCRLGEGAILQLGSVLITDAEPWTRYRGNPAEACGERQVDRGVPASSAGDSTADRKDDSASA from the coding sequence ATGGCGGCTGACAAGGCCTCGCCGAAAGTTCGCCTCGATCACTTCGACAACCGCACCTTCGATCGCGGGCGGCCGCGGTGGGTTGAGGCGCTCTGGCTGGTTGCTGGCACTCTGCTGGCCTCGTCGCTCCCCGGCTCAGGATGGCGCTGCGCACTGCTGCGTTCCTTCGGTGCGAAGCTAGGCGACGGCGTGGTTGTCAAACCCCGGCTACGGGTGAAGTTCCCCTGGCGCCTGACCGTCGACGATGACTCCTGGCTCGGTGAGGGGGTGTGGATCGACAATCTGGCGCCGGTGTCGATCGGTCGACATTGTTGTGTGTCCCAGGGCACTTATTTTTGTACGGGAAGTCATAGCTCCCGCCTCCCCACCTTCGACCTTATTACCGCACCAATTGTGCTGGAGGACCAGAGTTGGGCCGCAGCTTTTTCGGTGATTGGTCCAGGCTGCCGGCTCGGCGAGGGCGCTATCCTGCAGCTGGGGTCCGTGCTGATCACTGATGCGGAGCCCTGGACCCGCTATCGGGGCAACCCAGCCGAAGCTTGCGGTGAGCGTCAGGTGGATCGTGGTGTTCCGGCTTCATCGGCCGGAGACAGCACCGCCGATAGGAAAGACGACAGCGCCTCCGCCTGA
- a CDS encoding glycosyltransferase family 2 protein, whose translation MKLSDVTPLLLTFNEEANLERTLGALAWASRIVLVDSGSSDRTLAIAQRHGAVDVLERPFDNFAAQRNFGLEAVETPWTLSLDADHQVSETLAIELEALDPGNRQAFAARFQFCVWGKPVRCAILPSRPVLLMTQRCRYEVDGHAEKLLVPGAVGMLEARIAHDDRKPLSRWVGSQDRYARQEADKLASSQRLSVADRIRRRPWLAPLTVFFHVLVLKGGILEGRRGWFYAYQRLLAELNLALHQLDDQGQTALGDEGHGG comes from the coding sequence ATGAAGCTGAGTGACGTCACGCCGCTGCTGCTCACCTTCAACGAGGAGGCCAACCTTGAACGTACCCTTGGGGCGCTCGCCTGGGCCAGCCGCATCGTGCTGGTCGACAGCGGCAGTAGCGACCGCACGCTCGCCATCGCGCAACGCCATGGCGCGGTAGACGTGCTGGAAAGGCCGTTTGACAACTTTGCTGCGCAGCGAAACTTTGGGCTGGAGGCGGTGGAAACACCGTGGACCCTGTCGCTCGATGCTGATCACCAGGTCAGCGAAACGCTGGCGATCGAGCTTGAGGCCCTGGATCCCGGAAATCGGCAGGCGTTTGCCGCGCGTTTTCAGTTTTGCGTCTGGGGCAAACCCGTGCGCTGCGCCATCCTGCCGTCGCGTCCGGTCCTGCTGATGACCCAGCGCTGTCGCTACGAGGTGGACGGCCACGCTGAGAAGCTGCTGGTGCCCGGCGCCGTCGGCATGCTGGAAGCCCGAATCGCCCACGACGACCGCAAGCCGCTGTCGCGTTGGGTTGGGTCCCAGGATCGCTATGCTCGCCAGGAGGCGGACAAGCTGGCCAGCAGCCAACGCTTAAGCGTGGCCGATCGTATTCGCCGGCGCCCCTGGCTGGCGCCGCTAACGGTGTTTTTTCATGTGCTAGTCCTCAAAGGGGGAATCCTGGAGGGCAGGCGCGGCTGGTTTTACGCCTATCAACGGCTGCTGGCGGAACTCAACCTTGCGCTCCACCAGCTCGATGATCAGGGCCAGACAGCGCTCGGGGATGAGGGCCATGGCGGCTGA
- a CDS encoding glycosyltransferase family 4 protein produces the protein MKRIVFINRYYQPDQSATARVLTALTVGLARRGYRVHVLTSDQRYEEPAARLPARESLDGVEVHRLATSRFGRRGLAGRTADYLAFIATASWWLLKHLRRGELVVCKTDPPMLSAFLWPVLALRGALLVNWLQDLFPEVAVELGVLSRRGAILPRALRNLGLKRAERNVVIGRLMARRLAALGMEESRQHLIENSCNVTELSAHKGGREPRKRWGLDENAFVVMYAGNLGRAHPHDWIGRCIENLAGHPAIRFVMIGGGAGMERLRQRCAGLPNCRFLPYQPESELAECLAAGDLHLIALKPELEGLIVPSKFYPVTAVARPAVYLGSEAGDIARYLRRNRCGCVAGSSEELAQVLRRLADDRPGVNAMGRRAGSLARAQFSLSRSQTRWEALLDDLGFRPDTSEMAYES, from the coding sequence TTGAAACGCATTGTGTTTATCAATCGCTACTACCAACCCGACCAGTCGGCCACCGCCCGGGTGCTGACCGCACTGACCGTGGGGCTTGCCCGGCGCGGCTATCGGGTGCACGTGTTGACCAGCGATCAGCGCTATGAGGAGCCAGCCGCGAGGCTGCCGGCTCGGGAGTCTTTGGACGGGGTGGAGGTACATCGGTTGGCCACCAGCCGCTTCGGGCGTCGGGGATTGGCGGGACGGACCGCCGACTACCTGGCGTTTATTGCGACCGCCAGCTGGTGGCTGCTGAAGCACCTCAGGCGTGGGGAGCTGGTCGTTTGCAAAACCGATCCGCCGATGCTGTCAGCGTTTCTCTGGCCCGTGCTGGCCCTGCGAGGCGCTTTACTGGTGAACTGGCTGCAGGATCTCTTTCCCGAAGTGGCCGTGGAGCTGGGCGTGCTGAGCCGCCGTGGCGCCATCCTGCCGAGAGCCCTAAGGAATCTTGGCCTGAAAAGAGCCGAGCGAAATGTGGTCATTGGTCGCCTGATGGCCAGGCGGCTGGCGGCGTTGGGAATGGAAGAATCCCGGCAGCATCTGATCGAAAACAGCTGCAACGTCACTGAGCTGTCCGCGCACAAGGGCGGCCGGGAGCCTCGTAAGCGCTGGGGGCTCGACGAAAACGCTTTTGTCGTGATGTATGCCGGCAACCTTGGCCGTGCTCACCCACACGATTGGATCGGACGCTGCATCGAAAACCTGGCGGGTCATCCCGCGATCCGGTTTGTCATGATCGGGGGCGGCGCCGGGATGGAACGGCTGCGCCAGCGCTGTGCCGGGCTGCCGAACTGCCGGTTCCTGCCTTACCAGCCAGAGTCTGAGCTGGCGGAGTGTCTGGCGGCCGGGGACCTGCACCTCATTGCCCTGAAACCCGAACTGGAAGGGCTGATTGTCCCGAGTAAGTTTTACCCCGTCACGGCGGTGGCGAGGCCAGCGGTTTATCTCGGGAGCGAAGCAGGGGATATCGCTCGCTATCTTCGCCGGAACCGCTGCGGCTGTGTGGCTGGGTCCAGCGAAGAACTGGCGCAGGTCTTGCGTCGTCTCGCTGACGACAGGCCGGGGGTGAATGCTATGGGGCGGCGGGCCGGCAGCCTGGCCCGGGCGCAGTTCAGCCTGAGCCGCAGCCAGACCCGCTGGGAAGCATTATTAGACGATTTGGGTTTTCGCCCGGACACCTCGGAGATGGCCTATGAATCCTGA
- a CDS encoding outer membrane beta-barrel protein, translated as METGFCTGGRFAKKLTRAAAFFTLALLLSDPARSQEAAVPLGPWDLYPTLGISVGFDDNLALSANEPQESEYVLLQPALRLETSTRRSEVRLQAALDRGEFTGSSFDDYEDFELSARWQYDPSVRSALLLAAARGRGHDRRGEGLRENFNETLDRDVDQYDLDSINGRYTYGAQGARGQLAVFAEGRDKTYRNNRDFTGVGDYRLFLAGAEFGWRVAPRTTVVARVTQADVDYEQANLDSEEQTVAVGLAWEAGSKTDGQVLVGQLDRDFDDPELPGFSGSFWELRASWRPKERTEVSVLSRRSTDEAFGGANLLVRRESSLSWRHNWRPRFVTSIDLAVSNEDFRPQGRDDDIVRVGISADYQFRRWMLVGAGLRRVERESTLERFDYTRNELLLSVQLSL; from the coding sequence TTGGAAACGGGTTTTTGCACCGGTGGGCGGTTTGCCAAGAAGCTCACTCGAGCCGCTGCGTTTTTCACGCTGGCTCTGCTGCTGTCTGACCCTGCCCGGAGCCAGGAGGCGGCGGTGCCGCTCGGGCCCTGGGACCTCTACCCGACGCTGGGCATCTCCGTTGGCTTTGATGACAACCTGGCCCTGAGTGCCAACGAGCCGCAGGAGTCTGAGTATGTGCTGTTGCAGCCGGCCTTGAGGCTCGAAACCTCAACGCGCCGGAGCGAGGTCCGCCTGCAGGCGGCGCTGGATCGCGGCGAGTTTACGGGCTCAAGTTTTGACGATTACGAAGACTTCGAGCTGTCGGCGCGGTGGCAGTACGATCCCAGCGTTCGCTCGGCGCTGCTGCTGGCCGCAGCACGAGGGCGCGGGCACGACCGACGGGGGGAAGGTCTGCGCGAGAATTTTAACGAGACCCTGGACCGCGACGTGGATCAGTACGATCTCGACAGCATCAACGGTCGCTATACCTATGGCGCCCAGGGAGCGCGTGGTCAGCTGGCGGTCTTTGCCGAGGGGCGAGACAAGACTTATCGCAACAATCGGGATTTCACCGGCGTCGGCGACTACCGACTGTTCCTCGCCGGGGCCGAATTTGGCTGGCGGGTCGCGCCGCGCACAACCGTCGTGGCCCGGGTGACCCAGGCTGACGTCGACTACGAACAGGCAAACCTCGACAGCGAGGAGCAGACCGTTGCAGTGGGTTTAGCGTGGGAGGCGGGTTCCAAAACCGATGGGCAGGTACTGGTCGGCCAGCTGGATCGGGACTTTGATGACCCGGAGCTGCCCGGTTTCAGTGGTTCGTTCTGGGAACTCAGGGCGTCGTGGCGTCCGAAAGAGCGCACAGAGGTGAGCGTGCTCAGCCGGCGTTCAACCGATGAAGCGTTTGGCGGCGCTAACTTGCTGGTGAGGCGGGAATCCAGCTTGAGCTGGCGTCACAACTGGCGGCCGAGATTTGTGACTTCCATCGATCTGGCCGTGTCGAACGAGGATTTCAGGCCACAGGGTCGTGATGATGACATTGTCCGGGTCGGCATCAGCGCGGACTATCAGTTCAGACGCTGGATGCTGGTAGGGGCTGGCCTGCGGCGGGTCGAACGGGAGTCGACCTTGGAGCGATTTGACTACACGCGGAACGAGCTGCTCCTGTCGGTCCAGCTCAGTTTGTAA